A window from Gossypium raimondii isolate GPD5lz chromosome 7, ASM2569854v1, whole genome shotgun sequence encodes these proteins:
- the LOC105800265 gene encoding protein NRT1/ PTR FAMILY 6.4 codes for MVLVESHGEKDDSNEGTVVDFRGNPVDKSKTGGWLAAGLILGSELSERICVMGISMNLVTYLVGDLHISAAKSATIVTNFMGALNLLGLLGGFLADAKLGRYLTVALSASITALGVILLTLATTIPSMRPPYCDDYRRKHHECIEANGRQLALLYAALYTTALGGGGIKSNVSGFGSDQFDVGDPKEEKAMIFFFNRFYFGISLGSLFAVIVLVYIQDNVGRGWGYGISAVTMVIAVAVLICGTPWYRFKKPQGSPLTIVWRVLLLALKKKNQPYPSHPSLLNDYDNRKVPYTPRFKFLDKAAILDDNCAANAEKNNPWLVSTVTHVEEVKMVIKLLPIWSTCILFWTIYSQMTTFTVEQATIMHRKIGSFVIPAGSFSAFLIISILLFTSLNEKFFVPLARKITHNPQGITSLQRIGIGLVFSVAAMVGAAIIEKERREIAVEKEVKISAFWLLVQFFLVGAGEAFAYVGQLEFFIREAPDRMKSMSTGLFLSTISMGFFVSSLLVSIVDHVTDRNWLRNNLNKGKLNNFYWLLAVLGFLNFLVFLIFASRHQYKMQLPIEPESGEKELKGLNGETIQDMEKKASLQAVGEVEP; via the exons ATG GTTTTGGTTGAAAGCCATGGTGAGAAAGATGATTCAAATGAGGGAACCGTGGTTGATTTCCGGGGGAATCCGGTGGACAAGTCGAAAACCGGTGGATGGCTCGCTGCAGGGCTCATCTTAG GATCTGAGCTCTCTGAGAGGATATGTGTGATGGGCATATCTATGAATTTGGTGACGTACTTAGTTGGAGATTTGCATATCTCAGCAGCAAAATCCGCAACTATAGTTACCAACTTCATGGGCGCTCTTAATCTGCTTGGTCTCCTCGGAGGTTTCTTAGCCGATGCCAAACTCGGCCGATACTTGACTGTGGCACTTTCTGCATCCATAACTGCTCTG GGAGTGATTTTATTGACACTGGCTACGACAATTCCCAGCATGAGGCCTCCTTACTGTGATGACTACAGAAGGAAGCATCACGAGTGCATCGAGGCAAACGGCCGGCAACTGGCTTTGCTGTATGCGGCACTGTACACAACAGCACTTGGTGGTGGGGGAATAAAGTCTAATGTCTCGGGTTTTGGGTCGGATCAGTTCGACGTGGGAGACCCCAAGGAGGAGAAGGCtatgattttcttcttcaatagGTTCTATTTCGGCATCAGCCTGGGGTCATTGTTTGCGGTGATTGTGCTGGTGTATATACAAGACAATGTAGGAAGAGGGTGGGGCTACGGGATTTCAGCAGTAACAATGGTGATTGCGGTAGCGGTTTTGATTTGTGGGACTCCATGGTACAGGTTCAAAAAGCCTCAGGGGAGCCCTTTAACTATCGTATGGAGGGTTCTATTATTGgcattgaagaagaaaaatcagCCTTATCCTTCCCACCCCAGCCTCTTGAACGATTACGACAACCGAAAGGTTCCCTACACGCCAAGATTCAA GTTTCTGGACAAGGCTGCAATCCTAGACGACAACTGTGCTGCCAACGCAGAAAAAAATAACCCATGGCTAGTATCAACTGTGACCCATGTGGAAGAAGTAAAAATGGTGATAAAATTACTCCCCATTTGGTCTACGTGTATACTCTTCTGGACAATCTACTCCCAGATGACTACATTTACAGTTGAGCAAGCCACCATCATGCACCGCAAAATTGGCTCTTTCGTAATCCCCGCAGGATCTTTCTCCGCTTTTCTCATTATCAGCATTCTCCTCTTCACTtccctaaatgaaaaatttttcgTTCCCTTGGCTCGAAAAATCACCCATAATCCCCAGGGAATCACTAGCCTCCAGAGGATTGGGATTGGACTAGTTTTTTCGGTAGCTGCTATGGTAGGGGCTGCTATTATTGAGAAAGAGAGGAGGGAAATTGCTGTAGAGAAAGAAGTCAAAATAAGTGCTTTTTGGCTACTTGTTCAGTTCTTCCTTGTTGGTGCTGGGGAGGCTTTTGCTTATGTTGGACAACTTGAGTTCTTTATTAGAGAGGCACCAGACCGGATGAAATCCATGAGCACAGGGCTTTTCCTGAGCACCATTTCAATGGGGTTCTTTGTGAGCAGTTTGCTGGTGTCTATCGTCGACCATGTAACCGACAGGAACTGGCTTaggaataatttgaataaaggaAAGTTAAATAACTTCTATTGGTTACTTGCAGTCTTAGGATTCTTGAATTTCTTGGTTTTTCTAATCTTTGCATCAAGACATCAGTACAAGATGCAGCTGCCTATAGAGCCCGAGTCTGGAGAGAAGGAACTTAAGGGCTTGAATGGCGAAACCATACAAGACATGGAGAAGAAAGCAAGTCTTCAGGCAGTGGGAGAAGTAGAGCCATAG